The Lepisosteus oculatus isolate fLepOcu1 chromosome 4, fLepOcu1.hap2, whole genome shotgun sequence genome window below encodes:
- the LOC138238108 gene encoding LOW QUALITY PROTEIN: butyrophilin subfamily 1 member A1-like (The sequence of the model RefSeq protein was modified relative to this genomic sequence to represent the inferred CDS: deleted 1 base in 1 codon): MFVFYSPAAVTLDPDTAHCELSLSEDGKRVRLGERKSLSDNPHRFDYWECVVSREAFTSGRHYWEVEVNDCWRIGVTRESAERKGGISFSPQRGYWCLLSYRSVFFALADPETDLPRSLQPRKLGVCVDIEERKVSFYTVESRAHVYTFTDMVFTQGEKIYPVFCTRDQYRDLELLPAVSVEIKPVTDS; encoded by the exons atgtttgtgttttattccccagctgctgtgactctggaccctgatacagctcactgtgagctcagcctgtctgaggatgggaagagagtgagactgggagagaggaagagtcTCTCTGACAATCCTCACAGGTTTGATTACTGGGAATGTGTCGTGAGCAGGGAGGCCTTCACCTcagggagacactactgggaggtggaggtgaatgACTGCTGGAGAATAGGAGTGACCAGAGAGTCTGCAGAGAGG AAGGGGGGGATCAGCTTCTCTCCCCAGCGGGGTTACTGGTGTCTGCTCTCTTACCGGTCTGTTTTCTTTGCTCTCGCTGACCCTGAGACTGATCTCCCCCGCAGTCTGCAGCCCAGGaagctgggggtgtgtgtggatattGAGGAGAGGAAGGTCTCCTTTTACACAGTGGAGTCCAGAGCTCATGTCTACACTTTCACTGACATGGTCTTCACTCAGGGGGAGAAGATCTATCCTGTCTTCTGTACCCGGGATCAGTATAGAGACCTtgagctgctgcctgctgtcagtgtggagattaaacccgtcactgactcatga